In Arthrobacter sp. PAMC25284, a single genomic region encodes these proteins:
- a CDS encoding three-helix bundle dimerization domain-containing protein: MSDAQKDPTIGAIVERLAARFPDAPRTHIAGVVGQEYDLLETGRIRLYIPTLVEHSARQRLHREFPPRALDP, encoded by the coding sequence GTGAGCGACGCCCAGAAGGACCCCACGATAGGTGCCATCGTCGAGCGGCTGGCGGCCCGGTTTCCCGATGCCCCAAGGACCCACATCGCAGGAGTCGTCGGGCAGGAGTACGACTTGTTGGAGACCGGGCGTATCCGGCTCTACATTCCAACCCTGGTGGAACACAGTGCCAGACAGCGTCTCCACCGCGAGTTCCCGCCCCGGGCCCTCGATCCCTAG
- a CDS encoding DUF1059 domain-containing protein codes for MKSFACGDVVPGCQAKWVCSTEDEILATVAAHADTAHGLVEVPAELVLSVRQAIVAVG; via the coding sequence GTGAAGTCGTTTGCATGCGGTGACGTTGTCCCCGGCTGCCAGGCCAAATGGGTCTGCAGCACGGAGGATGAGATTCTGGCCACGGTCGCGGCACATGCCGACACAGCTCACGGGCTCGTGGAGGTGCCTGCCGAACTGGTCCTCTCGGTCCGGCAGGCAATCGTCGCCGTAGGCTGA
- a CDS encoding alpha/beta family hydrolase translates to MTAKDSPVTIGVGDVSVSAAYARPDNPSATLVVAHGAGAGMDHPFLRGFTGALNDAGIATLRFNFPYREAGRKFPDRPPLAIAAWRAAMATAASLGNDGPLWAAGKSFGGRMASMAVAEGMPAAGLIYLGYPLHPPGKPEKLRDEHLYGLTLPMLFLQGTRDTFATPELLEAVTARIGPSAAVQWLEDGDHSFAVRGRKLDAAAVGSSLAAPVAGFLRAHP, encoded by the coding sequence ATGACAGCCAAAGATTCTCCGGTCACCATTGGGGTCGGCGACGTCTCCGTGTCCGCGGCCTACGCTCGACCGGACAACCCGTCAGCGACCCTTGTGGTTGCCCACGGGGCGGGGGCCGGCATGGACCATCCGTTCCTGCGGGGCTTTACCGGAGCGTTGAACGACGCCGGTATCGCGACGCTGCGCTTCAACTTCCCCTACCGTGAAGCGGGCCGAAAGTTCCCGGACCGGCCGCCTCTGGCCATCGCGGCATGGCGGGCGGCAATGGCCACGGCCGCGTCGCTGGGAAACGACGGGCCGCTGTGGGCAGCCGGCAAATCATTTGGTGGCCGGATGGCCTCCATGGCGGTCGCCGAAGGCATGCCTGCCGCAGGCCTCATCTACCTAGGCTATCCGCTGCATCCGCCGGGCAAACCGGAGAAGCTCCGGGACGAACACCTGTATGGGCTGACGCTGCCCATGCTCTTCCTGCAGGGCACCCGGGATACCTTCGCCACCCCGGAGCTGCTCGAAGCCGTGACTGCGCGCATCGGCCCCTCCGCAGCGGTCCAATGGCTCGAGGACGGCGACCACTCCTTCGCGGTCCGCGGACGCAAGCTCGACGCAGCGGCGGTGGGGTCCTCGCTGGCGGCGCCGGTTGCCGGCTTCCTGCGGGCCCACCCCTGA
- a CDS encoding Rieske 2Fe-2S domain-containing protein, giving the protein MAGTAAALILTDSADVMWDCPCHGSRFAPDGSVIQGPASRLAARPAQIRQG; this is encoded by the coding sequence ATGGCTGGCACCGCGGCGGCACTCATCCTGACCGACTCCGCCGACGTAATGTGGGACTGCCCCTGCCACGGTTCCCGTTTTGCCCCCGACGGCTCAGTGATCCAGGGGCCGGCCAGCCGCCTCGCCGCCCGGCCCGCCCAGATCCGGCAAGGATGA